GAATAGCTGGTTTATATGATTTGGAACATACAATTGGAAAGGGACATTTTGCTGTAGTTAGATTAGCTAAGCATGTATTTACCGGTGAACGGGTTGCCATAAAAGTAATAGACAAAACAAAATTAGATCATATTTCAACAAATCATATAATGCAAGAAGTTAGATGTATGAAACTTGTCCAACATCCAAATATAGTTAGATTGTATGAAGTTATTGATACgcaaacaaaattatttttaatcttagAACTTGGAGATTATGATATGTTTGattatataatgaaaaattgtGAAAAGgtagataaaattattacaatctaaagtaaagatatattaattttttaggGGTGTGATGAACGGCAGGCTCAACATTATTTTTCTCAAATTATTAAAGCTATTGATTATTGTCATGCTTTACGAGTTGTACATCGTGATTTGAAACCAGAAAATGTTGTGTTTTTTGAAAAACTTGGAATGGCAAAATTGACTGATTTTGGTTTTTCAAATTTGTATACACCGGGAGAAACATTAAAAACATCCTGTGGTTCTCTTGCTTATTCAGCTCCTGAAATTTTATTAGGTGATTCATATGAAGCTACTGCGGTAGATGTTTGGAGTGCTGgtgtattattatatatgcTTCTTTGTGGAAGATTACCATTTCAAGAAGCAACCGATGGTGAaacattaacaaaaatattagattGTAAATATTCTATTCCTGAGACTGTTTCTAAAGAAGCAAAATCATTAATTTCAAGAATGCTGGTAAAAGATCCAAGAAATCGAGCAACAATGGCTGAAATTGTTCAACACCCATGGGTAATAAAGGGTGACAAAGGTCTTACTGAAGCTTTACCTTTAATTGTTAGAGAACATTTACCTGATAGTGCTCATAATACAATAATTGATCAAATGGTTATTGGAGGTATTGGAACTGAAagtgaaattttaaatgctTTAGAATCTGATGAATATTCTTATGTTACAGCAACATATTATTTGTTAGCTGAACGAGTTTTGTCATCTATAAGACAAGAACAGGCAGCTAGACTTTTAACAAACATTCCATCAACATCTGATACTGAAGAAAGAGATACAGATTTTGAATGTTCAAAAGATACaacaaatatttcaattagTGGAAGAAGTCGTTCAAATTCTTTTAGAGGTTTTCCAAATAGACGACAATGCAGTATACTAAAAGAAGAAAGTGAGGAAGAATTAAGTACATATTTAAGATCTCCTTCTCGTCAATCATCGAGGtttgtttataatatattaacatttaaaaaaaataacaatattcgtaaaatatttataaaataattcattcGTAGGATTTTCAACAAAATACCTCGGTCTGAAAGTAGATTTGGATCATTGCAGGCACATTCTGCTACAGATGAAATCACTTTTAATTCATCATTATCAAGTCCTTCTATAAAATCACCTCCTCCTATcctatctttatttttattcaatacTGAAGATATTTTAACTCCTATCAATGAAAATGAGATATCAGGAGAGGTTGTTGATGGTTCAAAAAATGTAACTCATTCTCTACAAATGCCTTCAAATCCATCTTCTGTAATATCTTATACATCTTCAGTATTAACATCACATGAAAGTGATGATTCAGATTATTGTCAAAAATCTTCACCCACATCTATGTGttcatttaaaagtttagAGTTACCTCCTACTATACGTCGTTTAAGAGGAAAAAAGTCAAATAAACTTTCAAGAACTGCTTCTGAACCCTCAGATAAAtctaaaaacaatattacaAGACAATTGTCTTCTTGTGTACCTTCTtcaaataaatcttttaaaacatCTTTAGTTAGGAGGTACGAAAATTGTTTATCCTCTAATTCATGTTCTttagtttgttttttttttgtttgcaatgtttacaattttatcaaatattaacaaaattttagattttttttttattataatttattaataattttctttagaAATTCATCACCATCTGTATCTATGCTTGGATTAACTTCAATTGCATCTTCGCGTGATAGAGTTTCACCTCAAGTTATACAAGGATTACTTGAAGTTACAAGAATTTCTAGTAGAATGGGTAGAGCTGCTTCTCCTGATTCAAGAATAAGTTCTCGATCCCCATCTCCAACATCTACTTCTGGAAGACAATCACCAAATCAACTTGGAAGTTTTGTATCACGAATTAAATCAAACATGTTACCATCTGGTGGTATGAGAAAATTAAGTTCTTCTCCTCATTTATTAGGAATTTGTGAAGAAAGTGAAGATTTATCAGATATTACACCTACTAACAACTCAAAATCTAATACAACCTATAATTATACCCAACCACGTAGTACACGAAGTTCAAGTATGGTTGTAAATACAATTCCAGaacttattttaacaaaaagaaaaacatcTGAAGGAAAATTAGATAGAAAATATAGTGATTTATATGCATCAAGTGCAGTTGCGTATAATAATACAAGATCTGTTCGCCATAGACAATCTATAGTATCACCTGATTTTATGAAACGTTATGAAACACATCAAAAAATAGTATGTAAGACACGTCGTTCTATGAGTTGTTCATCCAGTGAAACATCAGAAGATGATTCTCAAGAAAGGCGTTTAAGTTTAATTAACCAAAAATATTGTCAAAAGAAAGATGATCATTTTAGTGATGATGATGATCTTAGTACATTTAAAGGTtcattacaaaataatacttttgcATCTGAGCAAGTACCAAAAAATAGTAATGATTCTTCAAAATCAAATGATGCTAATAATTCACCAACATCaaataattctaataatACTTCAAAACATGAAGCATGTAATAATGAAACTTTATTACCATATATATCTTTAGGTACCATTGCTGAAAATACTTCTGATAATattgaacaaaaaaaaaattcatcaacaacaattttttttcgtTCAGAAATAGCTGAAAAAGTGTTATATGATTTAGAAAATGATCAAGAAAAtcgtaatattttaaaagtattaagaAAAACAGAATCCttaaataatgtatataaaaataatactgaTAATCAAGATGAATACTCATCTTTACAATCTATAGTTTCATCATCTTTTGAATCATTGCATTCACAAGATTCTGGATATGCTTTAGGCAGAGAATCACCAACATCTGAGTTTTCTCCAAAACCAAAtgatataacaaataatattattgagAGTCGGgattttataatatctacatcttaaaatagtttttaattGTAACT
This Strongyloides ratti genome assembly S_ratti_ED321, chromosome : 2 DNA region includes the following protein-coding sequences:
- a CDS encoding Protein kinase domain and Serine/threonine-/dual specificity protein kinase, catalytic domain and Protein kinase-like domain-containing protein — its product is MTSTGKVKRKSSLSIHDARIAGLYDLEHTIGKGHFAVVRLAKHVFTGERVAIKVIDKTKLDHISTNHIMQEVRCMKLVQHPNIVRLYEVIDTQTKLFLILELGDYDMFDYIMKNCEKGCDERQAQHYFSQIIKAIDYCHALRVVHRDLKPENVVFFEKLGMAKLTDFGFSNLYTPGETLKTSCGSLAYSAPEILLGDSYEATAVDVWSAGVLLYMLLCGRLPFQEATDGETLTKILDCKYSIPETVSKEAKSLISRMLVKDPRNRATMAEIVQHPWVIKGDKGLTEALPLIVREHLPDSAHNTIIDQMVIGGIGTESEILNALESDEYSYVTATYYLLAERVLSSIRQEQAARLLTNIPSTSDTEERDTDFECSKDTTNISISGRSRSNSFRGFPNRRQCSILKEESEEELSTYLRSPSRQSSRIFNKIPRSESRFGSLQAHSATDEITFNSSLSSPSIKSPPPILSLFLFNTEDILTPINENEISGEVVDGSKNVTHSLQMPSNPSSVISYTSSVLTSHESDDSDYCQKSSPTSMCSFKSLELPPTIRRLRGKKSNKLSRTASEPSDKSKNNITRQLSSCVPSSNKSFKTSLVRRNSSPSVSMLGLTSIASSRDRVSPQVIQGLLEVTRISSRMGRAASPDSRISSRSPSPTSTSGRQSPNQLGSFVSRIKSNMLPSGGMRKLSSSPHLLGICEESEDLSDITPTNNSKSNTTYNYTQPRSTRSSSMVVNTIPELILTKRKTSEGKLDRKYSDLYASSAVAYNNTRSVRHRQSIVSPDFMKRYETHQKIVCKTRRSMSCSSSETSEDDSQERRLSLINQKYCQKKDDHFSDDDDLSTFKGSLQNNTFASEQVPKNSNDSSKSNDANNSPTSNNSNNTSKHEACTIAENTSDNIEQKKNSSTTIFFRSEIAEKVLYDLENDQENRNILKVLRKTESLNNVYKNNTDNQDEYSSLQSIVSSSFESLHSQDSGYALGRESPTSEFSPKPNDITNNIIESRDFIISTS